The following coding sequences are from one Epinephelus fuscoguttatus linkage group LG7, E.fuscoguttatus.final_Chr_v1 window:
- the ppdpfb gene encoding pancreatic progenitor cell differentiation and proliferation factor B, protein MAAIPAGGSLVATTDYYRRRIGSTSSSSSCGSSEYSGEVIPHHPGLPKQDSGHWWSSFFFGKQPGMTPLTEEAQQKAGVTGAVTNGQITCVAREMVMQRQVSESSEAGSPTSS, encoded by the exons ATGGCGGCTATTCCAGCAGGCGGTTCTCTCGTGGCGACCACTGACTACTACCGAA ggcgcatcggctctacatcCAGTAGCAGCTCCTGTGGCAGTTCGGAGTACAGCGGAGAGGTCATCCCTCACCAtccag GACTCCCCAAGCAGGACTCTGGCCATTGGTGGTCCAGTTTCTTCTTTGGGAAGCAGCCAGGGATGACCCCTCTGACTGAGGAGGCACAGCAGAA ggCGGGGGTTACAGGTGCAGTGACAAACGGTCAGATCACCTGCGTTGCCAGGGAGATGGTGATGCAACGCCAGGTGAGTGAAAGCAGCGAAGCAGGAAGCCCCACCTCCTCCTGA